The DNA window TGCCCCACCCTCGACCGCCTCGTTCATCGCCTCGAGCCCCAGCTCCTTCTCGAGGAAGACCTTCGCGGAGTCGTCGTACTGGAAGGCGGAGGCGTAGCGCAGGCCGGCGATCTCGAAGCCATGCTCGCGGAGCAGCCTCTCCGCGACCGCGCGCGAGGCGCCGCGATCGACATCGAACTTGATCGTCGCCTCGGGGAAGACCGTCGGATAGAGGTGGAGCCCCAGGGCGAGCGTGAGCGCGCCCAGCAGGACGAGACCCCCGAGCCGCAGCAGATCGGCGCGGGTGAGCCTGTTCGAGTCGGCCCGGCGATCGGTCATGCGAACACCTCCTTCTCGACCAGCTCGCAGATGATGTGGCCGGCGAGGATGTGGCCCTCCTGCACGCGAGGCGTGTCGTCCGAGTCGATCTGCAGGCAGAGATCGACGAGGCCCGGCAGGCTTCCGCCCGACCTCCCGGTGAATCCGACCGTTTCCAGACCGATCTCCCGCGCCTTTCGGATCGCCGCCAGGACGCTTTCCGACTTCCCGCTCGTCGAGATCGCGACGGCGACGTCGCCGCGGCGGGCGAGGCCGTCGAGCTGCCTGGCGAAGACGGCGTCGTAGCCGAAGTCGTTTCCGATCGCGGTGAGCGTGGACGTGTTGACGGTGAGGGCGATGGCCGCGAGCCCGGGGCGATCCTTGTAGAAGCGCCCAGCCAGCTCGCAGGCCAGGTGCTGGGCGTCCGCCGCCGAACCGCCGTTGCCGAAGAAGAGGACCTTCCCTCCCGCCTTCAGGCATGCGACCCAGGTCCCGGCGATGCGCTCGAGCAGATCGGCATCTTCTTCCAGCGCGCTGCCGACCCTCGCGCTCTCACGGATCCTCGCGAGAATCTCTTCCTTCCTGCTCATGCGACCTCCCGTCGGTTCGATGCGGCAAGGCGGATGACCGCCTCCGCCAGGTTCGACCATCCCATCCGCCGCTTCTGCTCTCTCACTCCCTCGGCCAGGCGCCCCTCGAGGCCCTCCGAGAAGTAGCGAGCGACTGCCGCCGCGAGAGCGTCCCGGTCCTCCGGAGGAACGAGCATGCCGGTCTCCCCATCGCGCACCATCTCCTCCAGTCCGCCCACGCGCGTGCAGACGACCGGCCTCTCCATCTGGAAGGCGACCTGGACGATCCCGCTCTGGGTCGCGGACCGATAGGGAAGGACGACAAGGTCGCTCGCCGAGAAGTAAGCGCCCACCTCCTCGTTGGGGACATAGTCCCCCCTCATCGTCACGATCTCCTCCAACCGATCCTCCTTCACGATCCCGTCGTAGTAGGCTCGGTCCTCGTAGAACTCTCCGAGCACCCAGAGGCGCGCCCCGGTCGCCTCGTGAATCCCCGGCATGGCCCGCAGGAGGAGATCGAGCCCCTTGTAACGGCGGATGTATCCGAAGAAGAGCAGCACGGGCCCTTCGCGGGGCCAGCCGAGGCGCCTTCTTGCGTCCTCTCTCGCCATCGGCTCGCCGAAGTGCGTGTAGAGCGGATGGGCGGCGATCTCCGCGGGGGCGTCGGGCCGGAACCGGCGCAGATCGGCGAGGACCGTCTTCGACATCACGATGAACCCATCGGCCGCCCCCAGCATGTAGCGGGTGAGCGGGCCGTCGAGCGGACGGCGCTCATGCGGAATCACATTGTCGCAGATGACGATCACCTTGGAGCCGCAAGCGGCCTTCACGCGGCGCGCGATCGTCCCGAAGCAGGGAGCGAAGAACGGGAGCCAGTACTTGAACAGGAGAGCGTCGGGCTTCCACGCGGAGATCTCGCGCGCGGCGGCGAACCAGGTCGCCGGATTCACGGAGTCGACGATCGGCGTCGCGCC is part of the Candidatus Eisenbacteria bacterium genome and encodes:
- a CDS encoding D-sedoheptulose 7-phosphate isomerase; translation: MSRKEEILARIRESARVGSALEEDADLLERIAGTWVACLKAGGKVLFFGNGGSAADAQHLACELAGRFYKDRPGLAAIALTVNTSTLTAIGNDFGYDAVFARQLDGLARRGDVAVAISTSGKSESVLAAIRKAREIGLETVGFTGRSGGSLPGLVDLCLQIDSDDTPRVQEGHILAGHIICELVEKEVFA
- a CDS encoding glycosyltransferase; the encoded protein is MKLAMVGTAYPMRGGIAQFNALLCAELAKQHEVRCFSFTRQYPSLFFPGKTQMEEGEDPVPIGATPIVDSVNPATWFAAAREISAWKPDALLFKYWLPFFAPCFGTIARRVKAACGSKVIVICDNVIPHERRPLDGPLTRYMLGAADGFIVMSKTVLADLRRFRPDAPAEIAAHPLYTHFGEPMAREDARRRLGWPREGPVLLFFGYIRRYKGLDLLLRAMPGIHEATGARLWVLGEFYEDRAYYDGIVKEDRLEEIVTMRGDYVPNEEVGAYFSASDLVVLPYRSATQSGIVQVAFQMERPVVCTRVGGLEEMVRDGETGMLVPPEDRDALAAAVARYFSEGLEGRLAEGVREQKRRMGWSNLAEAVIRLAASNRREVA